One window of Rhodothermales bacterium genomic DNA carries:
- a CDS encoding RidA family protein — MTTPRSSIKTHLAPATIGPYSQAILSGDTLYCSGQIAIDPQSGSMVTDSVESEAERVLENLGALLKAANMSYRHVVRCTVYLTDINDYALVNEVYARYFDEMTPAREAVCVHALPRGARVEISCIAVR; from the coding sequence ATGACTACTCCGCGTTCGAGCATCAAGACTCATCTGGCGCCCGCCACCATTGGCCCCTACAGCCAGGCGATCCTTTCAGGCGACACGTTGTATTGCTCCGGACAGATTGCGATCGATCCCCAGAGCGGAAGCATGGTGACCGATTCCGTGGAGAGCGAAGCCGAACGGGTGCTTGAAAACCTCGGGGCGCTGCTAAAAGCCGCCAATATGTCGTACCGGCATGTCGTGCGATGCACGGTGTATCTGACGGATATTAACGACTACGCCCTGGTCAACGAAGTATACGCCCGCTATTTCGATGAGATGACGCCGGCGCGCGAAGCCGTGTGCGTCCATGCCCTCCCCCGCGGCGCGCGGGTTGAGATCTCCTGCATAGCGGTCCGCTAG
- a CDS encoding adenine phosphoribosyltransferase, producing MMPPDVSVAALHAALRTVPDFPSPGIQFRDITPILADPALLEAAIELLAAPYRGRVITKVAAMEARGFVLGAVLARELGAGFIPIRKKGKLPYETHVAYYSLEYGADALEVHTDACQPGDVVLIHDDVIATGGTALAALDLVQAAGGQVAGYSFLIELTALGGRTTLEARGIPVYSVLAL from the coding sequence ATGATGCCCCCCGATGTCAGCGTAGCCGCGTTACACGCGGCCCTGCGCACTGTACCGGACTTCCCGTCTCCTGGCATTCAATTCCGGGACATCACCCCCATCCTCGCGGATCCGGCACTGCTCGAGGCCGCGATCGAGTTGCTGGCCGCGCCGTATAGAGGGCGAGTCATCACCAAAGTGGCGGCGATGGAGGCGCGCGGGTTTGTCCTCGGCGCCGTTCTGGCGCGCGAACTGGGCGCCGGCTTTATCCCCATCCGAAAAAAAGGGAAGTTGCCGTACGAGACACACGTGGCGTATTACTCCCTCGAATACGGCGCCGATGCGTTGGAAGTCCACACCGATGCCTGCCAACCCGGCGATGTCGTGTTGATTCACGACGATGTGATCGCGACGGGAGGGACGGCGCTTGCGGCGCTTGATCTCGTACAGGCGGCCGGCGGTCAGGTGGCGGGGTATTCCTTTCTGATCGAACTCACCGCCCTTGGAGGACGAACGACCCTCGAAGCCCGCGGTATTCCTGTGTATAGCGTGTTAGCCCTCTGA
- a CDS encoding N-acetylmuramoyl-L-alanine amidase yields MRNLQFKLYSMAPVRLWLPAWIALFLVVLPASADTVVRRISFASRSDGQGLVIRVHTDQAVSAYSEPRMGDGHSLEIMVFNAKLAPNYKVDSPFLPIREVSVEARNGHLLFSFAIEDQVSVDAAAYPDNHSSDLLVGLTTLSRSPEMVVAADLNASSGPESATRLGSATEESAPPATRATEVASGPTEPLQPRSTPITGERWQLDTIVIDAGHGGHDPGAVANGVREKDLNLKVALKLGQYLEDLLKVNVIYTRTDDRFVELHERGHIANQAGAKLFISIHANSFAKKPQVRGTETYFLGMHKTDEARDVIERENSVVKLESNPNQYEEFFQNSILRSLALSANMRMSEKLAAKVDEEFVERARRPSRGVKQAGFIVLWAASMPAILVEMGYITNRFEAAYLNSEQGQDFLASAIYRAVRDYKAEYEKGLELATTR; encoded by the coding sequence ATGCGTAATCTCCAATTTAAGCTTTATTCAATGGCGCCCGTTCGGCTCTGGCTGCCGGCATGGATCGCACTGTTCCTGGTCGTTCTACCCGCCAGTGCGGACACGGTCGTTCGTCGTATTTCATTTGCCTCCCGTTCGGATGGCCAGGGCCTGGTGATTCGCGTCCACACCGATCAAGCCGTCAGCGCCTACAGCGAGCCGCGCATGGGCGATGGACATTCGCTCGAGATCATGGTGTTCAACGCGAAACTGGCGCCGAATTATAAAGTCGATAGCCCGTTTCTACCCATCCGCGAGGTGTCTGTAGAGGCGCGTAACGGCCATCTGCTCTTCAGCTTCGCCATCGAAGACCAGGTTTCGGTCGATGCGGCCGCGTATCCGGACAATCACTCCAGCGATCTACTGGTGGGTCTTACCACCCTGAGCCGCTCCCCGGAGATGGTGGTCGCGGCGGATCTCAATGCGTCTTCCGGCCCGGAATCCGCCACGCGATTGGGTTCGGCGACTGAGGAATCCGCGCCGCCGGCCACCCGCGCCACGGAAGTCGCAAGCGGCCCGACCGAGCCCCTCCAGCCGCGTTCGACGCCTATCACGGGCGAGCGCTGGCAGCTGGACACAATCGTCATCGACGCCGGCCACGGTGGGCACGACCCCGGCGCGGTCGCGAACGGAGTGCGCGAGAAAGACCTCAATCTCAAAGTCGCCCTCAAGCTCGGGCAGTACCTCGAGGACCTGCTGAAGGTCAACGTGATTTACACGCGAACGGACGACCGATTTGTGGAGTTGCACGAGAGGGGGCATATCGCGAATCAGGCCGGCGCCAAGCTATTTATCTCCATCCACGCCAACTCGTTCGCCAAAAAGCCACAGGTTCGCGGGACGGAGACCTACTTCCTGGGCATGCACAAGACGGACGAAGCGCGCGATGTCATCGAACGCGAGAATAGCGTGGTGAAGCTGGAGAGCAACCCAAACCAGTACGAGGAATTCTTTCAGAACAGCATCCTCCGCTCGCTCGCGCTGAGCGCCAACATGCGGATGAGCGAGAAGTTGGCCGCCAAGGTCGACGAGGAGTTTGTCGAGCGCGCGCGTCGCCCGAGCCGCGGCGTGAAGCAGGCCGGCTTCATCGTCCTCTGGGCGGCGTCCATGCCGGCGATTCTGGTGGAGATGGGCTATATCACCAATCGCTTCGAAGCGGCCTATCTGAATAGCGAACAGGGGCAGGACTTTCTGGCCAGCGCGATCTACCGCGCCGTTCGCGACTACAAGGCCGAGTACGAAAAAGGCCTCGAACTGGCGACAACGCGCTAA